One window of Bactrocera tryoni isolate S06 chromosome 2, CSIRO_BtryS06_freeze2, whole genome shotgun sequence genomic DNA carries:
- the LOC120767712 gene encoding 39S ribosomal protein L48, mitochondrial: MLRKLSPIVPRLLCNNVVTSLNKTPTQHYSDGRSVYEPDYLESLKPKFPQYSCLNVQMKGYDFPILESYQRYLHSVAEYLDIDVSDCYALPPQTTQVQRLRPNSAVVDAEYRLTMYERNLQINDVNAPVYPVFLRIAQAALPEGVQLSVQEHSDEFEERRYVPDRDLLDLKAELERMQAGGPGGPKKK; encoded by the exons ATGCTAAGAAAG CTTAGTCCAATTGTGCCGCGCCTGCTATGCAATAATGTTGTTACTTCCTTAAATAAAACTCCAACACAGCATTACAGCGATGGACGAAGTGTATATGAACCGGACTATTTGGAG TCTTTGAAGCCCAAGTTTCCACAATATTCCTGTCTCAACGTGCAAATGAAAGGTTATGATTTCCCAATACTTGAGAGCTACCAGCGTTACTTGCATAGTGTTGCGGAATACCTTGATATCGATGTTTCCGATTG ttaCGCTTTGCCACCACAAACCACACAAGTACAAAGATTGCGTCCTAACTCCGCCGTTGTAGATGCCGAATACAGGCTGACAATGTATGAACGCAATCTGCAAATAAACGATGTAAACGCACCTGTGTATCCTGTATTTTTACGCATAGCGCAAGCCGCTTTGCCCGAAGGTGTGCAGTTGAGTGTACAAGAACACTCTGATGAGTTTGAGGAGCGCCGCTATGTACCCGATCGTGATTTGTTAGACTTAAAGGCCGAATTGGAACGAATGCAAGCAGGCGGACCGGGTGGACCCAAAAAGAAATAA